One genomic region from Geotoga petraea encodes:
- a CDS encoding HD-GYP domain-containing protein: MKFKQIFKRTVRNISLQNYFLVAAIIIFWGLVLAIFSTTLSTVSSNNLENFEKTVEDYRQKLSSAKKYSEYKSLESFFSEVYFYDLNMNIIKTIPNNLEEKKIDPFTFNGNDYYLYSNKDEIYLASRFSDGYSLSKIKMESLKLNNESVLFSSFDKNGRILTNGIFKKNMKYNDINHLTFSDFNFYLNDKNSYGGIKVVTSLNITLQVYFLFIASIITLAMIIWNLNSKKKTVKLLQNFEDEYEDMIESIEILLNELRLLDDQSMKIIPEVQFDSILEKIKNKNYEFQELKELREVEELAVREFIELIENLSASYEEISSSNDELENLYKELELTYNKLEGSYIAFSKKLSKIAEKYDDITGKHIERVADYSKLIAEKLGKDSFFTNNIFYYSPLHDLGKLMIDKKILNKEGRLTIDEYEEMKKHTLYAAEILDEDDEFSFAKNIALYHHEKFDGSGYPYGLSGENIPLEARIVALADVYDSLRSKRTYKPALSHEEAYKIIVEGDIKTQPTHFDPKILKIFKENHLEFKSIYEIYEKN, encoded by the coding sequence ATGAAGTTTAAACAAATTTTTAAAAGAACTGTAAGAAATATATCCTTACAGAATTATTTTTTAGTTGCTGCCATAATAATTTTTTGGGGTTTAGTGCTTGCCATATTTTCTACTACTTTGAGTACAGTTTCTTCAAATAATTTAGAAAATTTTGAAAAAACTGTAGAAGATTACAGGCAAAAGTTATCAAGCGCTAAGAAATATTCAGAATATAAAAGCCTTGAATCATTTTTCTCAGAAGTATATTTTTATGATCTAAACATGAATATAATTAAAACAATACCAAATAATTTAGAAGAGAAAAAGATTGATCCATTCACTTTTAATGGAAATGATTATTATCTATATTCAAATAAAGATGAAATTTATTTGGCATCGCGTTTTAGTGATGGTTATTCTCTAAGTAAAATTAAAATGGAATCATTGAAATTAAATAATGAAAGCGTTCTATTTTCTTCATTTGATAAAAATGGGAGAATTCTTACAAACGGAATTTTTAAAAAGAATATGAAATATAATGACATTAATCATTTAACCTTCTCTGATTTTAATTTTTATTTGAATGACAAAAATAGTTATGGCGGTATAAAAGTAGTAACTTCTTTGAATATTACTTTACAAGTATATTTTCTTTTTATAGCTTCAATTATAACCTTGGCTATGATTATATGGAATCTAAATTCTAAGAAAAAAACTGTGAAACTTTTACAAAATTTTGAGGACGAATACGAAGACATGATAGAATCCATTGAAATTTTACTTAATGAATTAAGATTGTTAGATGACCAAAGCATGAAAATCATACCCGAAGTTCAATTTGATTCAATTTTAGAAAAAATTAAAAACAAAAATTATGAATTTCAAGAACTTAAGGAATTGAGAGAAGTAGAGGAACTGGCTGTCAGAGAATTTATTGAATTAATTGAAAATTTAAGCGCTTCATATGAAGAAATTTCGTCTTCTAACGACGAACTGGAAAATTTGTACAAAGAGTTAGAACTTACATACAACAAATTAGAAGGTTCTTATATTGCTTTTTCTAAAAAATTGTCTAAAATAGCTGAAAAATACGACGATATCACAGGGAAACATATAGAAAGAGTAGCAGATTATTCAAAATTAATAGCTGAAAAATTGGGTAAAGACAGCTTTTTTACAAATAATATATTTTATTATTCTCCTCTTCACGACCTCGGAAAATTGATGATCGACAAAAAAATATTGAACAAAGAAGGACGTTTGACTATTGATGAGTACGAAGAGATGAAAAAACACACTCTTTATGCTGCAGAAATCTTGGATGAAGATGACGAATTTTCTTTTGCTAAAAATATAGCTTTATACCATCATGAGAAATTCGATGGTTCTGGTTATCCTTATGGTTTATCTGGTGAAAATATACCGCTTGAAGCAAGAATTGTTGCTTTAGCTGATGTATATGATTCTCTCAGAAGCAAAAGAACTTACAAACCTGCTTTATCACACGAAGAAGCTTATAAAATAATAGTGGAAGGAGATATAAAAACTCAGCCAACACATTTTGACCCTAAAATACTAAAAATATTTAAAGAAAATCACCTTGAATTTAAAAGTATATATGAAATATATGAAAAAAATTAG
- a CDS encoding ribose-phosphate pyrophosphokinase — translation MKVFAGNSNPALANKIVEYMGTRLGDCEVTTFSDGEINVKINETVRGYDVYLIQSISQPVNENLMELLIMIDALKRASAASISVIMPYYGYARQDRKARGRDPITAKLMANLLTTAGASRVVTIDLHAEQIQGFFDIPLDNLWSFPVFADYFTEDLEMDPEEYIVVSPDVGGVKRARKFAEKISTPLAILDKRRPKDNVAEIVNVIGEVQGKKCILFDDLIDTGGSIIGATEALLNAGAKEVTACATHGILSKDAVSKMQNSQLSNIIVTDTIYHDKLPDKFKILSVAPLFGEAVVRIRKNLSVSILFR, via the coding sequence ATGAAAGTTTTTGCTGGTAATTCAAACCCTGCATTAGCTAATAAGATCGTTGAATATATGGGTACAAGATTAGGTGATTGTGAGGTAACTACCTTTTCTGATGGAGAAATTAATGTCAAAATCAACGAAACTGTTAGGGGATATGATGTTTATTTAATTCAGTCTATTTCACAACCTGTAAATGAAAACTTGATGGAATTGTTGATTATGATAGATGCTTTAAAAAGAGCTTCTGCAGCATCTATTTCAGTTATAATGCCATATTATGGTTATGCGAGACAAGATAGAAAAGCAAGAGGAAGAGACCCTATAACTGCAAAGTTAATGGCGAATTTGTTGACAACAGCGGGTGCAAGCAGAGTTGTCACAATTGATTTACATGCTGAACAAATCCAAGGTTTTTTTGATATCCCGTTAGACAATCTATGGAGTTTCCCAGTATTTGCAGATTATTTTACAGAAGATTTAGAAATGGACCCTGAAGAATATATAGTTGTTTCTCCAGATGTTGGAGGGGTAAAAAGAGCAAGAAAATTTGCTGAAAAGATTTCCACTCCTTTAGCTATTTTGGATAAAAGAAGACCAAAAGACAACGTTGCTGAAATAGTGAATGTTATTGGGGAAGTTCAAGGCAAAAAATGTATTCTTTTTGATGATTTAATAGATACAGGCGGTTCTATTATAGGTGCAACTGAAGCCCTTTTAAATGCAGGAGCTAAAGAAGTCACTGCATGTGCCACTCATGGCATATTATCAAAAGATGCTGTAAGCAAAATGCAAAATTCACAGTTAAGTAATATCATAGTAACTGATACAATATATCATGATAAATTGCCTGACAAATTTAAAATTCTATCCGTAGCTCCATTATTTGGAGAAGCCGTGGTAAGAATCAGAAAAAATCTTTCAGTAAGTATACTGTTTAGATAA
- the pth gene encoding aminoacyl-tRNA hydrolase, producing the protein MKKIIVGLGNPGPRYVFTRHNVGFLGIDQYVENNKFIDFKKTSGRTFEALETNDFILVKPMTYMNLSGQIFPELFKKYGMTDPENIVVIYDDVALDFGKIRIRPTGSDGGHNGMKSIIKVLGTKNFPRIRIGVGKKPDYIDLADFVLSKFSKEEIYDLYKILDEVSNAIGMILEGNLEKSMNKYNGDFLI; encoded by the coding sequence ATGAAAAAAATAATTGTTGGATTAGGTAATCCCGGTCCACGTTATGTCTTTACAAGACATAACGTGGGCTTTTTAGGTATTGATCAATATGTTGAGAACAACAAATTTATAGATTTTAAAAAAACTTCTGGTAGAACTTTTGAGGCTTTAGAAACTAACGACTTTATCCTGGTTAAACCTATGACTTATATGAACCTTAGTGGACAAATTTTCCCTGAACTGTTTAAGAAATATGGAATGACAGATCCTGAAAACATTGTCGTTATATATGATGATGTGGCTTTAGACTTTGGAAAAATTAGAATCCGACCAACTGGCTCAGATGGCGGGCACAATGGTATGAAAAGTATAATTAAGGTTTTAGGCACCAAGAATTTCCCAAGAATAAGAATAGGTGTAGGAAAGAAGCCAGATTATATTGATTTGGCTGATTTCGTTTTGTCAAAATTTTCAAAAGAAGAAATTTACGATTTGTATAAAATTTTAGATGAAGTATCAAATGCGATTGGCATGATTTTAGAAGGTAATTTAGAAAAAAGCATGAATAAATATAATGGTGATTTTTTAATATAA
- a CDS encoding 50S ribosomal protein L25 has protein sequence MARRFNLEVVERDTKKKANVWRREGYIPAEVYGPGLEKNRHVAIPFGEFESLLDHVSETTIIEIDIEGKEKITTFLKTIQRHKVSDKPIHGDFYVPSEGHVMTLHIPFEVEGTPIGVERDGGVLDVLVHDIPVEILPSDVIEKIVVDISDLEINDHIFAKDIKDKLPESAHYLLEDDELLVTITKPGVSIEELEAEAEAEEELLEPEVIEESSEEETEE, from the coding sequence ATGGCAAGAAGATTTAATCTTGAAGTAGTCGAAAGAGACACAAAGAAAAAAGCAAACGTTTGGAGAAGAGAAGGATACATCCCTGCAGAAGTTTACGGACCTGGGCTTGAAAAAAATAGACATGTTGCAATTCCTTTTGGAGAATTCGAATCTTTATTAGATCACGTTAGTGAAACAACGATAATCGAAATAGATATCGAAGGAAAAGAAAAAATTACAACATTCTTAAAAACTATTCAAAGACATAAAGTTTCCGATAAACCTATTCATGGTGACTTCTATGTTCCATCAGAAGGACATGTAATGACATTGCATATTCCTTTTGAAGTAGAAGGTACTCCTATTGGTGTAGAAAGAGACGGTGGAGTGTTAGACGTATTAGTTCACGATATCCCAGTTGAAATCTTACCAAGTGACGTTATAGAAAAAATTGTTGTTGATATTTCTGACTTAGAAATCAACGATCATATTTTCGCTAAAGACATAAAAGATAAATTACCCGAAAGCGCCCACTACTTATTAGAAGACGATGAACTATTAGTAACTATAACAAAACCAGGAGTATCAATCGAAGAATTAGAAGCTGAAGCCGAAGCTGAAGAAGAATTGTTAGAACCTGAAGTAATCGAAGAATCTTCAGAAGAAGAAACAGAAGAATAA